One region of Candidatus Polarisedimenticolia bacterium genomic DNA includes:
- a CDS encoding thrombospondin type 3 repeat-containing protein, producing MTRVVRVGLPALAAGILCLALSAGPAMATCGSGITIGNGVPTFESGFTTNGGLDPASCGNAPYTQFWAVGKGNTVAGLGVDQGASNLETFELVPGEGMVYQHDWGNQDVDGCISDGPNLQSDGSLPPMAVIFSNGLGQGTSGAHGTYAAYSVDLDTFFQMYNLDQANGSPNTVCANVPTPSLSGISGSGPFNATASWGGVSSYNDCASNSGISLADDCAGGTRNIHSGWKVYSISASCTLGPLTSDRSAWTQEGGVLPAGANAGSPVSISAANAGQCRFVAINPVWDSGFEGKYLSGAAAQKLGGTGDADGDGIADVIDTCPSTPGSNVDSDGDGIGDVCDNCDNAANQDQADGDNDNVGDACDPCPGDASNDVDGDGICGAVDNCPSVANPSQADSDGDGIGDACDGCGSGHDNDGDGICSNLDNCPDVANANQLDTDGDGKGNVCDPCPYEKSDDHLPPYGDNDGVCACEPAIFNAGLCPGTLGAPFDNCVSVSNASQTPSGMGDGLGDACEDKFLGTPIVKPNPLQPDQGFGDCSITFRTRAEWNCPAFSVVYRSPGGDRSTGVNVACVGCNSGVRNRSYGGATGFRISKCHGGHNIFVQMTRPSTCGGRPQYNIVTPVKIQALATRVR from the coding sequence ATGACTAGAGTGGTTCGGGTGGGCCTGCCGGCATTGGCGGCGGGGATTTTGTGTCTGGCCCTGAGTGCGGGTCCCGCCATGGCGACCTGCGGCAGCGGCATCACGATCGGGAACGGGGTGCCGACGTTCGAGAGCGGTTTCACCACCAATGGTGGCCTCGATCCCGCTTCCTGCGGCAACGCCCCCTACACCCAGTTCTGGGCGGTCGGCAAGGGCAACACCGTGGCCGGCCTCGGAGTCGACCAGGGCGCCAGCAACCTGGAGACCTTCGAGCTGGTCCCCGGCGAGGGGATGGTCTACCAGCATGACTGGGGCAACCAGGACGTCGACGGCTGCATCTCCGACGGTCCGAACCTGCAGAGCGACGGCTCGCTGCCGCCGATGGCCGTCATTTTCAGCAACGGTCTCGGACAGGGAACCTCGGGCGCGCACGGAACCTATGCCGCCTACTCGGTCGATCTCGACACTTTCTTCCAGATGTACAACCTGGATCAGGCGAACGGCAGCCCGAACACCGTTTGCGCCAATGTTCCCACGCCTTCGCTCAGCGGCATTTCCGGCTCGGGTCCCTTCAACGCGACCGCGAGCTGGGGCGGCGTCTCCTCCTACAACGACTGCGCCAGCAACTCGGGCATCTCCCTGGCGGATGACTGCGCCGGCGGAACCCGTAACATCCACAGCGGCTGGAAGGTCTACAGCATCAGCGCCAGCTGCACTCTCGGCCCCCTGACGTCGGATCGCAGCGCCTGGACTCAGGAAGGCGGAGTGCTTCCGGCCGGCGCCAACGCCGGTTCGCCGGTTTCGATCTCGGCCGCCAACGCCGGCCAGTGCCGGTTCGTGGCGATCAACCCGGTGTGGGACTCGGGCTTCGAAGGGAAGTACCTGTCGGGTGCCGCGGCTCAGAAGCTCGGTGGCACGGGCGATGCGGACGGCGACGGAATTGCCGATGTCATTGACACCTGTCCCAGCACTCCCGGGTCGAACGTCGACAGCGACGGTGACGGCATCGGCGATGTCTGCGACAACTGCGACAACGCCGCCAACCAGGACCAGGCCGACGGCGACAACGACAACGTCGGCGATGCCTGCGATCCCTGCCCGGGTGATGCTTCCAACGACGTCGACGGCGACGGCATTTGCGGCGCGGTCGACAACTGCCCCAGCGTTGCCAACCCGAGTCAGGCGGACTCGGACGGTGACGGCATCGGCGATGCCTGCGACGGCTGCGGCTCCGGCCACGACAACGACGGCGACGGTATCTGCAGCAACCTGGACAACTGCCCCGACGTCGCGAACGCCAACCAGCTCGACACCGACGGCGACGGCAAGGGTAACGTTTGCGATCCCTGCCCCTATGAGAAGAGCGACGACCACCTGCCGCCCTACGGCGATAACGATGGCGTCTGCGCCTGCGAGCCGGCAATCTTCAACGCCGGTCTGTGCCCCGGGACACTCGGCGCGCCGTTCGACAACTGCGTCAGCGTCTCCAACGCCTCGCAGACTCCCTCCGGGATGGGAGACGGTCTGGGCGATGCGTGCGAGGACAAGTTCCTCGGAACGCCCATTGTGAAGCCGAACCCGCTGCAGCCTGACCAGGGCTTCGGCGACTGCTCGATCACCTTCAGGACCAGGGCCGAGTGGAACTGCCCGGCCTTCTCGGTCGTCTATCGCAGTCCCGGCGGCGATCGCAGCACGGGCGTCAACGTTGCCTGCGTTGGCTGCAACTCCGGCGTGCGCAACCGCTCCTACGGCGGCGCCACCGGGTTCCGGATCTCGAAGTGCCACGGCGGTCACAACATCTTCGTTCAGATGACCCGCCCGAGCACTTGCGGCGGCCGGCCCCAGTACAACATCGTTACGCCGGTCAAGATCCAGGCGCTCGCGACGCGCGTTCGCTAG